A window from Trueperaceae bacterium encodes these proteins:
- a CDS encoding peptidoglycan DD-metalloendopeptidase family protein, whose protein sequence is MRILVAVAAVAAVLVVAGAALWALGVGPFERAPKEPPRPSLFDAGVVADPAAVSAAIAAGADLHARDADGYTALMAAVRGNAPTATLDALLAAGAGIDDVTANGSTALMLAAAAGTPAQVIHLLNAGADPTRVDVEGRHAAELARQNATVRTSGVFPRLVEAAERPFRAGWPSGYVVPVTGATISSRRSHLPGAPRAYRNGYHEGFDFYNGTVSVDIGYGTPILAVADGVVVRADHDYVENDQAAYDALIAEASRGLDTPPDVLDRLRGRQVWVRHAGGFVTRYAHLAAVAEGATVGSAVRQGDVIGTTGNSGTIEAAQGTHDDPHPHVEVWRPDGTFLGSGMEPEEIWALAAQVFGTAALPPYHD, encoded by the coding sequence ATGCGGATCCTCGTGGCGGTGGCGGCGGTTGCGGCGGTGCTCGTCGTGGCGGGGGCGGCCCTGTGGGCCCTCGGGGTCGGCCCGTTCGAGCGCGCGCCGAAGGAGCCGCCCCGCCCCAGCCTGTTCGACGCGGGCGTCGTGGCCGACCCCGCCGCGGTAAGCGCCGCCATCGCCGCCGGGGCCGACCTGCACGCGCGCGACGCGGATGGCTACACGGCGCTGATGGCGGCGGTGCGCGGCAACGCCCCCACCGCCACCCTCGACGCCCTCCTCGCCGCCGGTGCCGGCATCGACGACGTCACGGCCAACGGCTCCACCGCCCTGATGCTCGCCGCCGCGGCGGGCACGCCGGCGCAGGTCATCCACCTGCTCAACGCGGGCGCCGACCCGACCCGGGTCGACGTCGAGGGTCGCCACGCCGCCGAGCTGGCGCGTCAGAACGCGACCGTGCGCACCTCCGGGGTGTTCCCGCGCCTGGTGGAGGCGGCCGAGCGGCCGTTCCGAGCCGGTTGGCCGAGCGGCTACGTGGTGCCCGTTACGGGCGCCACCATCAGCTCGCGCCGGAGCCACCTGCCCGGTGCGCCCCGCGCTTACCGGAACGGCTACCACGAGGGCTTCGACTTCTACAACGGCACCGTCAGCGTCGACATCGGTTACGGCACGCCGATCCTGGCCGTCGCCGACGGCGTGGTGGTGCGCGCGGACCACGACTACGTCGAGAACGACCAGGCCGCCTACGACGCGCTCATCGCGGAGGCGTCGCGCGGCCTCGACACCCCGCCCGACGTCCTCGACCGCCTCCGTGGCCGGCAGGTGTGGGTCCGCCACGCGGGCGGCTTCGTGACCCGCTACGCTCACCTGGCGGCCGTGGCGGAGGGGGCCACGGTCGGCAGCGCTGTCCGGCAGGGCGACGTGATCGGCACCACGGGCAACTCGGGCACGATCGAGGCCGCGCAGGGCACCCACGACGACCCTCACCCGCACGTGGAGGTCTGGCGCCCCGACGGGACCTTCCTCGGTTCCGGCATGGAGCCCGAGGAGATCTGGGCGCTGGCGGCGCAGGTGTTCGGCACGGCCGCGCTGCCGCCCTACCACGACTGA
- a CDS encoding TIGR00730 family Rossman fold protein produces MNGFEKQYVIDALAEDTWRMFRIIGEFVQGFEEMADVGKAVTVFGSARLKPDTELYDKARSLGRALAKDGYTMLTGGGPGIMEAANRGAMDEGGRSMGLNIDLPHEQAPNPYQTDTLKFKYFFVRKVMLVKYSTAFVVFPGGFGTIDELFEALTLIQTHKIKPFPVYLVGVEFWRGLLQWLQGTLQRAGTISEGDLHLFKVVDDVSTIPAEIEAYYRNSSMGGFNLPW; encoded by the coding sequence ATGAACGGCTTCGAGAAGCAGTACGTCATCGACGCCCTGGCGGAGGACACCTGGCGGATGTTCCGCATCATCGGCGAGTTCGTCCAGGGGTTCGAGGAGATGGCCGACGTCGGCAAGGCGGTCACGGTGTTCGGGTCGGCGCGCCTCAAGCCCGACACCGAGCTCTACGACAAGGCGCGCAGCCTGGGACGCGCCCTGGCCAAGGACGGCTACACGATGCTCACGGGCGGCGGGCCCGGCATCATGGAGGCCGCGAACCGCGGAGCGATGGACGAGGGGGGGCGCAGCATGGGGCTGAACATCGACCTCCCACACGAGCAGGCGCCAAACCCGTACCAGACGGACACCCTCAAGTTCAAGTACTTCTTCGTGCGCAAGGTGATGCTCGTCAAGTACTCCACGGCCTTCGTGGTCTTCCCGGGCGGCTTCGGCACCATCGACGAGCTGTTCGAGGCGCTCACGCTCATCCAGACGCACAAGATCAAGCCGTTCCCCGTCTACCTGGTGGGGGTCGAGTTCTGGCGCGGGCTCCTGCAGTGGCTCCAGGGCACGCTCCAGCGCGCCGGCACCATCTCGGAGGGCGACCTGCACCTGTTCAAGGTCGTCGACGACGTCTCCACCATCCCGGCCGAGATCGAGGCGTACTACCGCAACTCGAGCATGGGGGGCTTCAACCTGCCCTGGTGA
- a CDS encoding HAD family hydrolase — protein MTERPAIVFDLDGTLVDSLDDILDSFLAAFAAVGLPAPAREAARALVGRPLGEMYAPFAPAARLPELAAAYRARYARHLVDRTRVFPEVAQLLAELGRRGYARVVATTKRPDSARELVAAVGLAPLLDHVQGTEGFPAKPAPDVILRGLAAVGRPGAWMVGDTVADLQAGRAAGLKTYAVTWGTHDAATLAAADPDALEPTLAPLLDLLERLTG, from the coding sequence ATGACCGAGAGACCCGCCATCGTGTTCGACCTCGACGGCACGCTCGTCGACTCGCTCGACGACATCCTCGACAGCTTCCTTGCCGCCTTCGCCGCCGTGGGGTTGCCCGCTCCGGCCCGCGAGGCGGCTCGCGCCCTCGTGGGCCGTCCGCTCGGGGAGATGTACGCGCCGTTCGCGCCCGCCGCGCGGCTGCCGGAGCTCGCCGCCGCGTACCGCGCCCGCTACGCCAGGCACCTCGTCGACCGCACCCGGGTGTTCCCGGAGGTGGCGCAGCTACTCGCCGAACTGGGCCGCCGCGGCTACGCCCGCGTGGTCGCCACGACGAAGCGGCCGGACTCGGCGCGGGAGCTCGTCGCGGCGGTGGGGTTGGCGCCGCTCCTCGACCACGTGCAGGGCACGGAGGGCTTCCCGGCCAAGCCCGCGCCCGACGTGATCCTGCGCGGGCTAGCGGCCGTCGGCCGCCCCGGCGCCTGGATGGTCGGCGACACCGTCGCCGATCTGCAGGCCGGCCGCGCGGCGGGCCTGAAGACCTACGCCGTCACCTGGGGCACGCACGACGCCGCCACGCTGGCCGCCGCGGACCCGGACGCGCTCGAGCCCACCCTCGCGCCGCTGCTCGACCTGCTCGAGCGGCTCACTGGTTAG